CGCGTAACGCTCTCCTCCCTGTTGGCGATTGGCCTGCTCTTTGCCCGTCATGGCCCGTGTTCATGGCGCAATCTGCCCGGTTTGGCCAGTGTGTTTCCCTAAAAATAAGACCGTGGTCTAATTTTCATTGCGAGGGAAACTGCGTCAGCGTATAGGATCAGCAAAAGAAGACATGATGGAGAGCGATATGGCAGGCCCCCTTGAGCATATTGTCGTCGTTGAAGCCGCGCCGGTCATGCCCGGATCCATGGCCGGGATGCTGCTGGCCGATCATGGAGCGCAGGTGATCAAGGTCGAACCGCGCGGCGGGGCCTTTTTCGCGCATGACCTCAGCCGCAAGGGATGGGACCGGGGCAAGAAAAGCATCGAACTGGACCTGTTCGATGCCGCAGACCGGGAACAGTTGCGCGGGTTGCTGAAAGGAGCGGATGTCTTCCTCCACGCGCTGACCGATGCGGAGGCGTTGGACCTCGGCCTTGATCCCGTCAGGCTGGAGGGGGATTTCCCGGCGCTCATTTCCTGCAAATTATCAGCCTACAGCGCCGACACGCCCTTCGCTGATCGGCCTTATGGAGAATCCCTGGCGGCAGCGCTGCTTGGCACCATGATCGACAAGGGCAGTTCGCACCGGGAAGGCCCCATGTATCTGGGCCATCCCGCGCTCCATTATGGCCAGGCGTTCCTGGCGGTCATTAGCGTACTGGCGGCGTTGCGAGCGCGCCGCTGCATCGGCGAGGGACAAGGCATAGAGGCATCATTGCTGGATGCGATGATTGCCCAGTCGCCGATGAATCACTGGTGGCAGGAAGATGGCCTTTCCTACATCCGCAAGGGAGATTCCGGTGCTGCCGACCGCTTCGGGCGGGTCCGGCTGGTCACGGCCATGCTCGAATGCGGCGACGGCAAATTCCTCCAGATCCATACCGGTTCCGGCGGCTTCAAACCGGCCATGGACATTCTGGGCTTCGGCGACCGGATCAAGAAGGTCGACGGGCCGGAAATGGCGGTGTCGCTGGACGATGACGAATATCAATGCTGCCGGGTTGAAATTTTCGACGCCATTCGTGCGAAGCCAAGGGACGAATGGATCCGCCTGTTCCGGGAGGCCGATGTCGCGGCCCTGCCCGTGCTGGAACCGGCAGAGATCCTGCTGGATGAACAGGTCGAATATGCGAACATGCGGATCGAATTGCCGGATGCCGATTTCGGCACGATCCATCAGGCCGCGCCGGCTGTCCGCTTCGGACGGACGATTGTGTCCACGCCCCTGCCCGCCCCTGCGATCGGCGCTGATAACGCCTTGCTGCCCGAACTGGTCGCGCGCCCGTCCAAGGCCAAGCTGTTGCCGGGCCGCCCGATCAAACGCGCGCTGGAAGGCCTGCGTATCGTCGATTTTTCGTCCTTCTTCGCGGTCGGGTTCGGTGGCCGACTGCTCAACGATCTGGGCGCCGATGTCATCAAGGTGGAAACCCCGTCAGGCGACCAGATGCGTCCTTTGCCCGACGTGTTTGACGCCGCGCAGCGGGGCAAGCGGAACATCGTGCTCGACCTGAAGACAGCCGAAGGTCTGGCGGCAGCCCACCGGCTGGTCGCGACGGCGGATGTGGTCACGCACAATCTACGCCCCGGCAAGGCGGACAAGCTGGGCATCGGCTATGACCGATTGTCGGCGATCAATCCCGACCTCATCTATGTCTATCTGCCCGGCTATGGCTCCCATGGGCCGAAATCGCTGCTCAAAAGCTTCGCGCCGCTGGTCAGCGGCTGGACGGGCCTGCTGTATGAAGGCGGTGGTGAGGGAAACACACCCAACCGTTCGGTCTTCGGTAATGAGGATTATAATAACGGCTTTCTGGGTGCAGCGGCCATATTGATGGCCGTCGAAAACCGGACGGAACGGGGATATGGCGAATATGTCGAATGTCCCCAGCTCCATTCCAGCCTATGGACGACGTCCGAGCATTTCCTCGATGCCGAGCGGAAGACGGTTTACGGAATGCGGCTCGACCAGGAACAGCAGGGCTTCAACGCTCTGGACCGGCTCTACCGGACCAGCGATGGCTGGCTTTGCCTCTGCTGCCGACAGGATGACCGTTTTGCCGCGCTCGCCCATGCCATCGGTCGCGATGATCTGGTCAACGACAGCCGCTTCCGTACCGTGCAGGACCGCAACGCGCATGACCTCATTCTTCGCTGCCTGCTGAAGTCCTTTTTCGCGACCCGGACGTCCGCCGAAGCCTTCGCCATTCTCGACGCGGCCGGGGCGGCTTGCGAGATAGCGCGGGAAACCCAATGGGTGGACGACGCTCTGTTCGAGCAATGGATGCTTCGCAGCAACCGCGCCATCGAAAATCATGAGTCCATGTACGGCCATGTTCGCCAGTTGGGCCTTTTCAACCATCTGTCGAAGACCCCCGGTTTTGCTCAAGGCTCTGCGCCGCGATTGGGCGAGCATAGCGTTTCGATCCTCACCGAACTGGGCTATTCTCAGGCGGAGATCAGCGATCTTCTGGAACGGGGGATCGCCATTCAGGCCGATGATGTGAAGGGCCGCATCGCCTCACGCGTAACGGCATAGTCGTCGGGAAGGATCGGCAGATGAAGGCATTATTGTGCGAACGCCACGGCCCGCCGGAAACACTTGTCTTTCGTGAGGTCGAAGCGCCGGTTCCCGGCCCCGGACAGGTGCGGATCAAAATGGCGGCAGCGGGCGTCAACCTGCCGGACGGACTCATCATCCAGAATCTCTATCAGGTGAAGCCCGACCTGCCCTTCACGCCGGGAAGCGAGGTGGCCGGAGAGGTCGATGCCGTGGGCGAAGATGTGTCCGATTTCCGGGTCGGCGACCGGGTGGCGGCGATGACTGTGCATGGCGCCTTTGCCGAACAGACGGTAGTGCTTGCGGATCGTGTGGTGAAGTTGCCGCCCGCCATGCCGTTCGATACGGCAGCGAGCCTGCTGATGGCTTATGGTACCGCCTTTCACGCCTTCCGCCAGCGGGCGGCACTGCGACCCGGCGAGACCGTTCTGGTGCTGGGTGCGGGCGGCGGTGTCGGTCTGGCGGCGGTCGAGCTTGCCCGGGCCATGGGCGCGCGGGTGATCGCGGCGGCCGGGAGCGAGGAAAAGCGTGCTTTGGCTTTGGCGCATGGCGCCGAGGCCGCCATCGATTATCGTAATGAGGATCTGCGCGAACGCGTGTCCGCCTGGACAGAGGGGCGCGGCGTGGACGTGGTCTACGATCCGGTCGGCGGCGACATGGCGGAGCGCGCCTTTAGATCAATCGCCCGCTATGGCCGCTTTCTGGTGATCGGCTTTGCTGCGGGCAGCATTCCCTCCCTTCCCATCAATCTGCCGCTGCTCAAGTCCGCATCGATTGTGGGTGTGTTCTGGGGATCGTTCCTTGTGAATGAGCCGGAGACGCATCGCCGCAACATGCAGGAGCTTTTCGAGCTTTATGCGCAGGGCGCGATCCGCCCGCATATCAGCCGAAAATTCGCGCTTGCGGACAGTGCCACCGCGATCAGATGGATCATGGATCGCAAGGCTTTGGGCAAGGTGGTCGTGACCGCCGAATAGGCTCCGACAAGGTGGAAATGGAAGCTCAGGGCAGCGCGTGACATGACATATAAGATGCTGGATCAATCTGCTTGCTCAAGGCGCGTGACGTGGCGCGGTCTGGCCTGCCGCATCGCATTGGGCCTCATGGCATTGGCGGCGGCCTGTTCCGATACGCAGCACCTGGCGCCGCAGGAAGCCTCCGGTGACGATTGGCTCCATTATGGCGGATCGCCTGATGAAAATCATTTCAGCGCCCTTGCCGACATTAATGACGGGAATGTCGGCAAACTGAAATTGCTGTGGTTCCATGATCTGGACCCGGTGCCGAGCGTCTACAGTGCGCCGCTGGCTGTCGGCGGCAGGCTCTATTTCGCGGTGGGCTATTCTGTCGTCCATGCCATGGATGCGGCGACCGGCCGGTTACTGTGGAAATATGACCCGGAAGTCTATGCCCATGCCGGGTCGAAGCTGCGGACCGGATGGGGCGTTCGCGGGATCGCCTATCATGAAGGGCAGGTTTTCACCGGCACGCTGGACGGTCGCCTGCTGGCAATCGATGCCCGCACGGGGCGCCTGAACTGGAGCGTCCAGACGACCGAGCCCGACGATGCGCGCTATATTTCCGGGCCGCCCTACGTTTTCAACAACACCGTTGTGATCGGCCATGGCGGCGCTGACTATGGCGCGACACGGGGCTATGTGACGGCTTATGATATCCATAGCGGGCGGCAGAAATGGCGCTTCTACACCGTGCCCGGCAATCCCGCCAAAGGCTTTGAAAACGCTGCAATGCGCATGGCGGCGAAGACGTGGACGGGCGAATGGTGGAAATATGGCGGTGGCGGCACCGTCTGGCACGCCATGGCTTATGATCCGGAGTTCAAGCGTCTCTATATCGGGACGGGCAATGGCGGTCCGTGGAACCGGCATATCCGCAGTCCGGGGGGTGGTGACAACCTGTTTTTGTCCTCCATCGTCGCTCTGAATGCCGACACGGGAGCCTATGTCTGGCATTATCAGACCACGCCGGGTGAGAGCTGGGACTTCACCAGCACCATGGATATTGAGCTGGCGACCCTGAATATTGGCGGCAAACCGACGCCGGTCATTCTGCACGCGCCGAAAAACGGCTTCTTCTATGTGCTCGACCGTCGGAACGGGAAATTCATCTCCGCCGAAAAGATCGTGCCGGTCAACTGGGCGACCCATATCGATCCCAAGACCGGGCGCCCCGTCGAGACAGCGATCGCGCGCTATCCGGGGGGCAAGCCGCAAATCCTCTGGCCCAGTTCCATCGGCGCGCATAGCGTTGCCGCAATGTCCTTCAGCCCCCGGACGGGTCTGGTCTATATTCCCGTCACCCACGCGGCACGGGTCTATATGGACCCGCCGGGCGATCTCGCCCAGTGGCGGTCCAAGGGCAACCGGATCTATGACACCGGAACCGGACCCGCGCCCGCCGATGTCAAATTGCCGCAAAGCTGGAGCGCGCTTCTAGCCTGGAATCCGCGCACCCAGCGGGAGGCTTGGCGTATCCCTATGCATGGCCCGGTTCAGGGTGGCACGCTTGCCACGGCCGGTAATCTGGTTTTTCAGGGTAATGTTGAAGGCCAGATCGTCGCCTATAACGCGACCGACGGCCGGAAATTATGGAATTTCGATGCTCAGGTCGGCATTCAGTCCCAGCCGATCACCTATCGTGCCGGCGGGCGACAGCTGATAACGGTGATCGCCGGTTGGCGAGGGACGGGCTATGGCGGTGGACCGACCTGGGAATATCGGCTCCAGCATCGGCGCGTGCTGACCTTCGCGCTTGACGGCAAGGCCAGCCTGCCCCCCGCCGACAGGACCGAAATGCCGCTGGTCGACGATCCAGCCTTTCGGGTCGACCCGGCCAAGGT
This window of the Sphingobium sp. EM0848 genome carries:
- a CDS encoding PQQ-dependent dehydrogenase, methanol/ethanol family, giving the protein MLDQSACSRRVTWRGLACRIALGLMALAAACSDTQHLAPQEASGDDWLHYGGSPDENHFSALADINDGNVGKLKLLWFHDLDPVPSVYSAPLAVGGRLYFAVGYSVVHAMDAATGRLLWKYDPEVYAHAGSKLRTGWGVRGIAYHEGQVFTGTLDGRLLAIDARTGRLNWSVQTTEPDDARYISGPPYVFNNTVVIGHGGADYGATRGYVTAYDIHSGRQKWRFYTVPGNPAKGFENAAMRMAAKTWTGEWWKYGGGGTVWHAMAYDPEFKRLYIGTGNGGPWNRHIRSPGGGDNLFLSSIVALNADTGAYVWHYQTTPGESWDFTSTMDIELATLNIGGKPTPVILHAPKNGFFYVLDRRNGKFISAEKIVPVNWATHIDPKTGRPVETAIARYPGGKPQILWPSSIGAHSVAAMSFSPRTGLVYIPVTHAARVYMDPPGDLAQWRSKGNRIYDTGTGPAPADVKLPQSWSALLAWNPRTQREAWRIPMHGPVQGGTLATAGNLVFQGNVEGQIVAYNATDGRKLWNFDAQVGIQSQPITYRAGGRQLITVIAGWRGTGYGGGPTWEYRLQHRRVLTFALDGKASLPPADRTEMPLVDDPAFRVDPAKVAVGQAVYSTRCMICHGPHLHASGAAPDLRRSQIPLAQAALVSVLHDGALRPAGMPSFEDLSPEQIAGLQHYIRQEARANSVR
- a CDS encoding CoA transferase; this translates as MAGPLEHIVVVEAAPVMPGSMAGMLLADHGAQVIKVEPRGGAFFAHDLSRKGWDRGKKSIELDLFDAADREQLRGLLKGADVFLHALTDAEALDLGLDPVRLEGDFPALISCKLSAYSADTPFADRPYGESLAAALLGTMIDKGSSHREGPMYLGHPALHYGQAFLAVISVLAALRARRCIGEGQGIEASLLDAMIAQSPMNHWWQEDGLSYIRKGDSGAADRFGRVRLVTAMLECGDGKFLQIHTGSGGFKPAMDILGFGDRIKKVDGPEMAVSLDDDEYQCCRVEIFDAIRAKPRDEWIRLFREADVAALPVLEPAEILLDEQVEYANMRIELPDADFGTIHQAAPAVRFGRTIVSTPLPAPAIGADNALLPELVARPSKAKLLPGRPIKRALEGLRIVDFSSFFAVGFGGRLLNDLGADVIKVETPSGDQMRPLPDVFDAAQRGKRNIVLDLKTAEGLAAAHRLVATADVVTHNLRPGKADKLGIGYDRLSAINPDLIYVYLPGYGSHGPKSLLKSFAPLVSGWTGLLYEGGGEGNTPNRSVFGNEDYNNGFLGAAAILMAVENRTERGYGEYVECPQLHSSLWTTSEHFLDAERKTVYGMRLDQEQQGFNALDRLYRTSDGWLCLCCRQDDRFAALAHAIGRDDLVNDSRFRTVQDRNAHDLILRCLLKSFFATRTSAEAFAILDAAGAACEIARETQWVDDALFEQWMLRSNRAIENHESMYGHVRQLGLFNHLSKTPGFAQGSAPRLGEHSVSILTELGYSQAEISDLLERGIAIQADDVKGRIASRVTA
- a CDS encoding NADPH:quinone oxidoreductase family protein, which codes for MKALLCERHGPPETLVFREVEAPVPGPGQVRIKMAAAGVNLPDGLIIQNLYQVKPDLPFTPGSEVAGEVDAVGEDVSDFRVGDRVAAMTVHGAFAEQTVVLADRVVKLPPAMPFDTAASLLMAYGTAFHAFRQRAALRPGETVLVLGAGGGVGLAAVELARAMGARVIAAAGSEEKRALALAHGAEAAIDYRNEDLRERVSAWTEGRGVDVVYDPVGGDMAERAFRSIARYGRFLVIGFAAGSIPSLPINLPLLKSASIVGVFWGSFLVNEPETHRRNMQELFELYAQGAIRPHISRKFALADSATAIRWIMDRKALGKVVVTAE